Genomic segment of Benincasa hispida cultivar B227 chromosome 1, ASM972705v1, whole genome shotgun sequence:
ATAGGGATGTGATGCATCGGTGTTGATAGACTCGACGCCGGAGAATCAGGCAGAGAAAGATGCACCTCCAAACATCTCGTTGAGATCATTCTATGTGATCGACGAGGCCAAAGCCAAGCTTGAAAGTGCATGCCCACATACTGTTTCTTGTGCTGATATTGTCACCATCGCTGCTAGAGATGTAGTAACTTTGGTATGTAACTTGATTTGCCCCTAGAATTTTAAGATTGTCTCTTTTGTTTTCATACTAAAAAAATTCTAGTAGATATATGAACCTTTGAAGTTGTTCCAAAGGTTTTGATAACTCCTTCAACTTtcattttgtgtctaatagatatCATTGTGGTTCACTTTATTAGTTTAACAATCAAGTAACATAGTGATCATATTACTTAAAAGAATGATGTGTGATAAGCTGATCTAGGTAGGTTTAAACTATTTTGAAATCAACTATCAAAGAAAAAACAGAACACATAAACAATAGAGAAATCGACACAAAAATTTATATGATTCACTAATAATGTATTAGCTATATCCATGGAGCAcatcaaatttataaatatcaGAATTTGAATTACAAAAGCACCTAAGTAACAACGAAATGCTCGTACTTGGTCATTTGGAACGTCAGATAATAGTTCTAAGGCATTCCAACATAGACATTtgatttaaaagtgtaaaagaAACTGGACTAATAGTAGGGAACTCTTAGAAATAAGATTGAAAGTTTGGACCGGTATAAAGCATgtaaaactttgaaaattcaatagacATGGCTTAACAAGTTAACAAGTAGGCTAATAATTTAAGCTAAATGTAGAGTTCATCCTAGGATTTATCATTTAAGATTAGTAATATTCACTTTCCCTTCCTTTGTGTTTGAAAAATATGCAGTCTGGAGGCCCATATTGGAGTGTACTCAAAGGAAGGAAAGATGGGAAGATTTCTAAGGCTTCTGAGACTATCAACTTGCCAGCTCCAACTTTCAATGTGTCTCAACTCATCCAGAGCTTTGCAAACAGAGGGTTAGAAGTTAAGGATTTGGTTGCTCTATCTGGGGCTCACAcacttggattctcacactgttCTTCCTTTCAATCTAGACTTCGCAACTTCAGCTCAATTCATGAAATTGATCCAACTTTGGAATCTAGGTTTGCCCAAATTCTAAGAAACAAATGTCAAAAACCGAATTTGGACAAAAATGCTGGACAATTCTTGGACCCAACTTCCTCAACCTTTGACAATGTGTATTACAAGAGACTGTTGGAAGGAAAGGGTGTGTTTGGTTCAGATCAAGCTTTGTTTGTTGATTCTAGAACTAGAGGACTTGTTGGGTTGTTTGCTCAAGATCAGAACTTGTTCTTTAAGGAGTTTGCAGCTTCAATGGTGAATTTGGGTAATCTTGGGGTAAGTCAAAATGGAAATGTCAGACTCAATTGTCGGGTGGTGAACTGAGAGAGagggagagtttttttttttccacaaaaGTTATGTGATGTTGAATCATTACTGTTTCAAATAAAGTGAGAAAGATGTCTCTTACATTAAGAAAGTCTTTATATATAGTATGTCAAATACTATAAATCATTGTAACAGACGAATTTGAAGAACAAGATCACTAAAGAATACCGTGTTTAACAATAACCATCTTCATCTATATCATACTTGTTATCAGATAGACATATTTTCTACCCTTGGTTTCTGCCAAAAATGTTGATTTCAAACATAAAATAGTCCTCCGGTATTGATTGCTCTGGCTGATCGAAGTGTTGTGTAAACCCCAACCGAACTTCTCATGTCCCCTTCCCAATGATAGAACTTGATATGCTTAGCACTTAAAACAATATTTGTTGAAAATGCGATCAAAGTATCACATTAAATAGTTAAATGAAAGATCATTATAAGATATGTAGGAGTTATGTTATTCCTTTCAAGTAGTATCAAAATCATATCCTAACTTAACCGGGTCAATGGAATCGTCAAATGTCAAACAAAGAAGTTATGAACCTCAATGACATAATCATACTTAGTCATAGTGAATTTGTGGTTGAGCTTATTGGACCAGCAGGGgaggattttgttttttttggacTTATAATCCTTACCGTGAAGGATTTCTCTTCCCAGCATTGTTGGAGATGAAAGAACTGTCAGCTCAACTTTGACCCTTAATAGCTTCAGGTGTATAAACTTCAACAAGGCAAGTTGAAATTGGTGAAGTAAATTTTCTGGTAACAAAAGTCATCAACTCCATGTCCATCTTCTACTGCAAGGGAAAGTGAAGGATAATTCAGATCCCATCCTCTTCCATGTCTAGAACTGTTGCGAACTCCTTGATCACCATCAGAATTTGAAGTGTTGTAGACTTGTTTGCAAAGAAAGTTGTAGTCTAATTTTGATATATTGAAATACTTGGATTAACTGCTTTTGCAGGTTTTAACTAACCAGTACTAAAAtgtcattttcttttcaaaggCAACTCCATTGACATGGGACACGACATTGATATTCCAGACAAAAACGTTACCATAATAGACTGACGACAAACCAACCGGTGAGTATCTGCCACTGGGCACAATGAGATTAGGCTGTCTGATTGTGAACTAAAACCAAACCTGGTTTAGCTTTATTTTATATAGTACATAGAAATTGCActctcaaaataaggtttcaAGGCATACCTTGAACATGTCTGAATTGATATGTTCGCCTCTAGAGTAGAACTCAGCAACAAAAGGAGCTGAGTGACCCTTCCAAGTTTGACCAAATTGAATAGTGGCTTTTGGGTCCCTTAAAATGCAATTATCATGAAAGTCAATCTTTCAAAAGGATTAAAAAGACAAAAGTAAGATACAGTTGGTTGGTGTTACATTATGAAGACATTGGCAGCTTCTTGAGAAACAACTGCTGTAAATGACAAGGACATGGCAAATGCAATAGGCTTCATGGTAATCCCTTCCCCTCCTATTTCCATAATTGAAGAACCATCAATTATGGTTTCACATAGAACGATCTTTTCTCTAATCGTTTGAGCATCCATGACAGATCTATAACAGTATTTTGTCTCAAAGGAGCTGGAATTTGATGAATAGTTAGCAGCATTGCCTtcccaaatcaaaggaaatGAAGTTCCATTCGGTTTGCAAGAATTGATACCTATTAATCTTGTTTCTCAGCCATCGAGGAACCAACTGTTCGGTCGAAGTTGTTGCTATGCTATTGTGAAAGTTGATAcattcattttaaataattttctccACATTAGCTCTAAGTATAACTTTGCATTGAAGTGACATACAAACGTCAAATTTGTCATGTTACAAAATGATTCTACACTTAtgttaaacaattaattaaaaactaacAACAAGAACATAAACTACGTCTGTATATTTAGAGTAAGATATAGGCCTTTCAAAGTTCAAAGGGACcaacttctttaattttttatttttatgctaAAACCAGAGATACCAAAGCAACGTAGATTTGAAAAGCGAACATAAAACAAGATTTAAACTAAATCGTCTTTtgttctttaaaataaaaattaaggtgGGTTCAATTTCTATATGCTGAGACTTGTCGTCATCAATCCATCAACATACTTTCAATAATGCTAATGGACCCCCAAAATTGTGCACAAGAAACTTATCATAGGGCATTTAACAAAACAAGCCAATATATGAACTTAGAAAAACTCTTATCATCTCATACTATAACAAAACGTCGTTCTCTTGATAATTAGGGGGTAATTTTTTCCATTGATTCATTAAGGATTAGTCAGATATACAAGCAAAAATGGCATAGTTTACCAATATATATAAATGGCCACAAAAAGATGGCAACTTTAAGTAACACGCCTaacaaaagaaatgaaaaatcaaatttagaaaattaaattccTTAGGCAGAACAGTGACGATGGTAAATATATCAGAATGGCATCATATGCAGTAGAATGTCATATAATTCAACCAGCCACTTAGTAGTACAACTTACAAGATTATGAACCACGTCATTTCAACAAATGATAAACTGAATTCTATAGCTTATTCCAGGAACCAACCTGGATgcaaaaaaacaataataataaaaaataaataaatcgacATTGACGGAGCTCTTTTCCAAGATAAAATCTGGTGTTTGGCCATAGAATCAAATGAAGAGGCTACCTGAGTGATCAATTTGCAGTAATCATGACATCAGGAGGCCTATAAACAACCAAATCATCATTAGCACATTCTTGATCACGTGTAGATGATTCAATTTTATATGTGTCATATGTATGTATATGAGTAGATGAAGATACAAAGTTGGACATGTAAAATGGAACCAGATATTACAAGAAAACAGAAGGATTAGGTTACAAATATTGCTAAATAACATGAAACTCAACTAAAAAACCGCCAGAATTACCTGAACTAATCATGAAGAGAATATGACATCTGAACGGAAAACATATTTGACTCCCCTTGTAACATTGCGAGCTTCATGCAACAAACACTTGTCCCCATGAAGGTGCAGGAGAGCCATCCCTTCAGTAGGAGACACCTACCAAATgcatagaaaaacaaaaatgcaAGGGGATTGAAACAGCAGGAAAAGGAAAAGTCGACAGGTCGAGGTTCGTGTGTGATTGTAGCTTTGTaagaaacttcaaattaaatggCGCaaagaaattggatataaaagTTGGGGTTCACCTCAGCAACAACACCATTCCTTGAACCATAGAAAACAGTTTCCCCTCCAACCAGAGGCTCAGAAGATGGATCTTTGGAATTGTTCGTATCATTTTTCGTTTTGTTTTTGGAACCTCCACTTAAgtatattaacaaagtataatATGTGCGCTTGCCTTCTCCAAGATCAACACTTTCATCAATATGACGTCCAAAGCGCTGACCAACCTTGTATCTGAAATACCATAGTTATTGCCAAGATGTTTGTCAAGGACAGACTACATCAGTTATAGAAGCTAATAAGCATGTCATATCCACCCAAAGTAGAAGGCAAACCAGATATATAGTGTGTTTGAAATAGCCTTGTAAAAAAAGTTGCCTTTAATAAAGTCTCTTTTTCTATAAACACCTTTGGAAGAATTACTAATTTAACGTGTATTTTAGTATAATAGCTCcttaaatgattttaaatggccaactatttttttttaaaagcataGTAGCTAATACTATTTGGAACTTGGGATGGTTTCGACTTCTAGAACCAACTCTCTTACTCCCTTAGACACGGGAAAATATAGTTTCACACATCATTAAGAAATTTAGGATCTCCATGAGAAGGTAAAGCACAGAAGTCACCTGTATAATCTGATATTTGGATTCAACCCAACAGCAACTTTTCCCCGAATTTTAATATCAGAAAATAGGTTATCAAGCCCTGAACGCCAAATGATGTCTGCTAAATCAGGATCATTCACCGAGATTCGATCATTATCTCTGTAAGCTTCTCCTTTAGTAGGACCAAGGCTCCCCTGATGAACAAAACCCAATGACTCTGCAGCCTTGATGAATCCTTTTGACTCAACACATGAGAAAAAACTTGGCACCTGCATAGATTAAACCATTACATTCATTCCCACCCCAACAACTACTGAAACAACGCATTTGGAATTAACTAGTTAACAGATATATTGTAAGCTACAgttgagtttgaaaattttcaggAGTCGAAAAATGTACCACAGACCCATATCTGCACCTATTAATAAAAACCTTATAGAGAAACGTAATTTAAGCATCTATATCCAATGAAATTTCTTAAATCATAGAATtcacaaaaatgaaaattgaagtgGGTGTGACCAGAAATATTCCAAGTTGCGTCAATAAGCGATTTATCATCATGATCTCCATCGTAAAAAGTAACCCATGAAAGGAAATTGGGGAAAGATGAGGCAGAAACAGAGAAAGGGAGAAAATCGACTCATTGAACACGAgtaaagatgaagaaaatgaaaacctAATAGCAATTTGAGAATTTTAAGACAATCTGAAAATGAATTCTTACAGTGAAAAGATCATTATCTTTCAGGCGGGAGATTTGAAGATTCTGCTTGGGTTTAATGGCTGGCCACTTC
This window contains:
- the LOC120067101 gene encoding peroxidase 66, with the protein product MARNASFLFLMMMVCLSEGVLDGHYYSNTCPDAEKIILQTVYNASIHDPKVPARLLRLFFHDCFIRGCDASVLIDSTPENQAEKDAPPNISLRSFYVIDEAKAKLESACPHTVSCADIVTIAARDVVTLSGGPYWSVLKGRKDGKISKASETINLPAPTFNVSQLIQSFANRGLEVKDLVALSGAHTLGFSHCSSFQSRLRNFSSIHEIDPTLESRFAQILRNKCQKPNLDKNAGQFLDPTSSTFDNVYYKRLLEGKGVFGSDQALFVDSRTRGLVGLFAQDQNLFFKEFAASMVNLGNLGVSQNGNVRLNCRVVN
- the LOC120067120 gene encoding uncharacterized protein LOC120067120 isoform X1, producing MDAQTIREKIVLCETIIDGSSIMEIGGEGITMKPIAFAMSLSFTAVVSQEAANVFIMDPKATIQFGQTWKGHSAPFVAEFYSRGEHINSDMFKFTIRQPNLIVPSGRYSPVGLSSVYYGNVFVWNINVVSHVNGVAFEKKMTF
- the LOC120067120 gene encoding uncharacterized protein LOC120067120 isoform X4; this encodes MDAQTIREKIVLCETIIDGSSIMEIGGEGITMKPIAFAMSLSFTAVVSQEAANVFIMDPKATIQFGQTWKGHSAPFVAEFYSRGEHINSDMFK
- the LOC120067107 gene encoding uncharacterized protein LOC120067107, which gives rise to MAETQGKKRKMAGRRWEGDFKKTDPSSKWPAIKPKQNLQISRLKDNDLFTVPSFFSCVESKGFIKAAESLGFVHQGSLGPTKGEAYRDNDRISVNDPDLADIIWRSGLDNLFSDIKIRGKVAVGLNPNIRLYRYKVGQRFGRHIDESVDLGEGKRTYYTLLIYLSGGSKNKTKNDTNNSKDPSSEPLVGGETVFYGSRNGVVAEVSPTEGMALLHLHGDKCLLHEARNVTRGVKYVFRSDVIFSS
- the LOC120067120 gene encoding uncharacterized protein LOC120067120 isoform X2, whose protein sequence is MDAQTIREKIVLCETIIDGSSIMEIGGEGITMKPIAFAMSLSFTAVVSQEAANVFIMDPKATIQFGQTWKGHSAPFVAEFYSRGEHINSDMFKFTIRQPNLIVPSGRYSPVGLSSVYYVEDGHGVDDFCYQKIYFTNFNLPC
- the LOC120067120 gene encoding uncharacterized protein LOC120067120 isoform X3, which encodes MDAQTIREKIVLCETIIDGSSIMEIGGEGITMKPIAFAMSLSFTAVVSQEAANVFIMDPKATIQFGQTWKGHSAPFVAEFYSRGEHINSDMFKKMDMELMTFVTRKFTSPISTCLVEVYTPEAIKGQS